Proteins from a single region of Chengkuizengella sediminis:
- the mraZ gene encoding division/cell wall cluster transcriptional repressor MraZ, protein MFMGEYQHNIDEKGRVIVPSKFRDALGSTFIMTRGLDQCLFIYPSEEWGVLEKKLKALPLMKSDARAFTRFFFSGATECELDKQGRVNIPNNLKSHAKLEKESIFIGVSNRIEIWNKEVWEGYFQQSESSFNEIAEKLVDLDFDM, encoded by the coding sequence ATGTTCATGGGTGAATATCAACATAACATAGATGAAAAAGGTAGAGTCATTGTACCTTCTAAATTTCGTGATGCCCTTGGATCAACCTTTATCATGACCCGTGGACTAGACCAATGTTTATTTATCTACCCGTCTGAAGAATGGGGAGTTTTAGAAAAAAAGCTAAAAGCGCTGCCCCTTATGAAATCTGATGCAAGAGCATTTACACGGTTTTTCTTTTCTGGGGCAACAGAATGTGAGCTAGACAAACAGGGAAGGGTAAATATACCGAATAACTTAAAATCACATGCGAAATTAGAAAAGGAATCGATCTTCATTGGAGTTTCTAATCGAATTGAAATTTGGAACAAAGAAGTTTGGGAAGGATATTTCCAACAATCTGAAAGTTCTTTTAATGAAATTGCTGAAAAATTAGTCGACCTAGATTTCGATATGTAG
- a CDS encoding stage V sporulation protein D — translation MKISNVTLRKRIFIALLLGVIGFLSLWIRLGYVQLWTGPELSQRAEDTWRRNIPFEAKRGEIVDRNGEQLAYNITSPSVLAIPVQIDDAKSTAKQLASILQISEEKVYGLITKKELIVRIQPGGRKIPVEKAQEIRKLNLPGIVIAEDNERYYPYDNLASHVLGFTGIDNQGLTGVELTYDKYLTGTKGNISFLSDAKGDLMPNASEQYTAPKDGLTLQLTLDKNIQMILERELDQAMTKYQPDSVLAIAMDPQSGEILAMSTKPDYEPGNYAEFASSIYNRNLPIWKTYEPGSTFKIITLAAALEENKVNLKQDTFHDPGSIEVAGTRLRCWRHGGHGSQTFLEGVENSCNPAFVILGQRLGKETLYDYIKNFGFGTKTGIDLGGEENGILFNLDRVGPVELATTSFGQGVSVTPIQQVAAVSAAINGGTLYTPQVAGRWIHPETGEVIKEFEPKAVRTVISAETSKQVREALESVVANGTGRNAYIDGYRVGGKTGTAQKVINGRYSPNEHIVSFIGFAPADDPKVVIYVAVDNPKGIQFGGVVAAPIVKNMMEDTLRYMKVEPREDQIEKEYKYGDVKYKEVPNLVGMTTTEIIQSLNPNFQLTKSGEGNVVVSQAPKAGERVEIGSTIRVYLSNNSK, via the coding sequence ATGAAAATCTCTAATGTAACATTAAGAAAAAGAATATTTATTGCTCTGTTGTTAGGAGTTATAGGTTTTTTAAGCTTGTGGATTAGGCTGGGTTATGTGCAATTATGGACTGGACCTGAACTTTCTCAGAGAGCAGAAGACACTTGGAGAAGAAATATTCCTTTTGAAGCCAAAAGAGGTGAAATTGTAGATCGTAATGGGGAGCAATTAGCTTATAATATTACTTCCCCGTCTGTATTAGCTATTCCTGTTCAAATTGATGATGCAAAGTCCACAGCAAAACAGCTGGCAAGCATTTTGCAAATATCTGAAGAAAAAGTTTATGGTTTAATTACAAAAAAAGAATTAATTGTAAGGATACAACCTGGTGGTCGAAAAATACCAGTTGAAAAGGCACAGGAAATAAGAAAGTTAAATTTACCAGGAATTGTGATTGCAGAGGACAACGAAAGATATTATCCTTACGATAATCTAGCATCACATGTTTTAGGTTTCACAGGTATTGATAATCAAGGTCTTACAGGCGTGGAGTTAACCTATGATAAGTATTTAACAGGAACAAAGGGGAATATATCTTTTTTATCGGACGCAAAAGGTGATTTAATGCCCAACGCTTCTGAACAATATACAGCTCCAAAAGATGGACTAACTTTACAATTAACGTTAGATAAAAATATTCAAATGATCTTAGAACGTGAGTTGGATCAGGCAATGACAAAGTATCAGCCAGATAGTGTATTAGCCATTGCGATGGATCCTCAATCTGGTGAAATACTGGCTATGTCAACAAAACCAGATTATGAACCAGGGAATTATGCTGAATTTGCATCTAGTATTTATAATCGAAATTTACCCATTTGGAAAACATATGAGCCAGGTTCTACTTTCAAAATCATTACGTTGGCAGCGGCATTAGAAGAAAATAAAGTGAATTTGAAGCAAGATACTTTTCATGACCCAGGCAGTATAGAGGTAGCGGGTACTCGTTTACGATGTTGGAGACATGGAGGACATGGTAGTCAGACTTTTTTAGAAGGAGTAGAGAACTCTTGTAACCCTGCCTTTGTTATATTAGGTCAGCGTTTAGGTAAGGAGACCTTATATGATTATATTAAAAATTTCGGATTTGGAACTAAAACCGGCATTGACCTTGGAGGGGAAGAAAACGGGATCTTATTTAATTTGGATCGAGTAGGTCCAGTTGAACTTGCAACAACTTCATTTGGTCAGGGGGTTTCGGTTACACCGATTCAACAAGTGGCAGCTGTATCGGCAGCCATAAATGGAGGAACATTATATACACCTCAAGTTGCAGGAAGATGGATACATCCTGAAACTGGAGAAGTAATAAAAGAATTTGAACCCAAAGCTGTAAGAACAGTCATATCAGCAGAAACATCCAAGCAGGTTCGCGAGGCACTGGAAAGTGTTGTAGCTAATGGAACAGGAAGGAACGCATATATCGATGGATATCGTGTAGGTGGTAAAACAGGAACAGCTCAGAAAGTAATAAACGGAAGGTATTCTCCAAATGAACATATTGTTTCTTTTATTGGTTTTGCACCAGCTGATGATCCGAAAGTCGTTATTTATGTTGCAGTGGATAACCCAAAAGGTATACAATTTGGGGGAGTAGTTGCCGCTCCAATTGTTAAAAATATGATGGAAGACACGTTGCGTTACATGAAAGTAGAGCCTAGGGAGGATCAAATCGAGAAAGAATATAAATATGGTGATGTCAAATATAAAGAGGTACCCAATTTGGTGGGTATGACTACAACTGAAATCATACAAAGTTTAAACCCTAACTTTCAGCTTACAAAATCAGGGGAAGGTAATGTAGTTGTAAGTCAAGCCCCTAAAGCTGGAGAAAGAGTTGAAATAGGCTCCACAATTCGTGTCTATTTATCAAATAATAGTAAATAA
- a CDS encoding cell division protein FtsL, which yields MAFRVQGNLAVKENVNRNVYRKKTQITVNRKKTISAPEKLLYLVAIIMCVVIAGFVIFKNAQIYESNTKMQQISIDIQKMEKENKNLKLEVRKMEDPKRLIEYAESLNFALTDEANVLQISPTTNNSETTEDIAFKD from the coding sequence ATGGCATTTCGAGTTCAGGGGAATTTAGCGGTAAAGGAAAATGTAAATAGAAATGTTTATCGAAAAAAGACGCAAATTACAGTGAATCGGAAAAAGACGATTTCTGCACCTGAGAAGCTGCTTTATTTAGTTGCGATTATCATGTGTGTTGTCATTGCTGGGTTTGTTATATTTAAAAACGCACAAATTTATGAATCGAATACGAAAATGCAGCAAATCTCTATTGATATACAGAAAATGGAAAAGGAAAATAAAAATTTAAAACTTGAAGTAAGAAAGATGGAAGATCCTAAGAGATTAATTGAATATGCTGAATCATTAAACTTTGCATTAACGGATGAAGCAAATGTACTTCAAATTTCTCCCACAACAAATAATTCTGAAACAACTGAAGATATCGCATTTAAAGATTAA
- a CDS encoding penicillin-binding transpeptidase domain-containing protein, protein MNKKSKVRSLLFGGVFTLLFFGLLYQVYWLQIIQSPALLQKAQDSWEKNQEIPAQRGFIYDRNGEVLAQDAEAYTVAVSPRTINENDMVFDVMDALAPLLNMDGLIKQEKLHDIVTKQKEDGTFYGQREIRNEGWKIDAKTAEQIRTVISEKELEGSVYLIPEVKRTYPANDLASHVLGYVRKDGEVRSGLEAYFEELLNGTPGYRSYQSDSKSYEIPDSKVAYTPPENGKSLKLTIDENIQLFVEQAIETAYEQYKPKSITAIAVDPHTMEILGMANLPNYNPNEYWDFDSQDDFKNHAVRSQYEPGSTFKIVTLAAAVEEGLFNPDATYQSGSIQVPGGRLKDHNNGAGWGIISYLEGLKRSSNVAFVKLGYEQLGKETLEQYMNDFGFGQPTGIELPGEASGKISLQWDAEVATATYGQGITVTTIQQIAAISAIANGGKLLKPQIVKEIIDTDTGDVIESFSPEVARQVISEETAKEVALYLEQVISDQSIGTGRLAYMDGYRAAGKTGTANVVIDGKYANDVWLNSFIGFAPVEDPKIALIVVADQPDIGGNYKLGSSVVAPVFKEIMLNSLRHLGVATKSDEGFTQEEIMIETPNVVDLTVLAAENEFSKNGLSYEVLGNGTHVIEQFPTVGSEMVFGQSGYLLTESPEKISVPDLTNKSLRDVLQICPLLEVECEVNGSAYVVNQEVEYDGNKRVVILELQTLEQQAQAKLEQSEESEQENDDASASDQNTEGS, encoded by the coding sequence ATGAATAAAAAATCCAAAGTTCGCTCGTTGCTTTTTGGTGGGGTATTTACCCTTCTTTTTTTTGGACTCTTATATCAGGTTTATTGGCTTCAGATTATACAATCCCCTGCTCTTTTACAAAAGGCACAGGATTCTTGGGAAAAAAACCAAGAGATTCCTGCTCAAAGAGGTTTTATTTATGATCGCAACGGTGAAGTATTAGCACAAGATGCAGAAGCGTATACGGTAGCTGTAAGTCCACGTACTATCAATGAAAATGATATGGTTTTTGATGTTATGGATGCTTTGGCACCTTTGTTAAATATGGATGGTCTTATTAAACAGGAGAAATTACATGATATTGTTACGAAACAAAAAGAAGATGGCACCTTTTATGGACAAAGAGAGATTCGTAATGAGGGTTGGAAAATTGATGCCAAAACTGCTGAACAAATCAGAACGGTGATAAGTGAGAAGGAATTAGAGGGTAGTGTATATTTGATTCCAGAAGTAAAACGTACTTATCCTGCTAATGACTTAGCTTCACATGTATTAGGTTATGTTAGGAAAGATGGGGAAGTCCGATCAGGTCTCGAGGCTTATTTTGAAGAATTATTAAATGGAACACCAGGTTACCGAAGCTATCAGAGTGACTCTAAATCTTACGAGATACCAGATAGTAAGGTAGCTTATACACCTCCAGAAAATGGGAAATCTTTGAAACTTACCATTGACGAAAACATACAATTGTTTGTTGAACAAGCGATTGAAACGGCTTATGAACAATATAAACCGAAAAGTATAACTGCAATCGCAGTTGATCCTCATACAATGGAGATTCTAGGCATGGCAAACCTTCCAAATTATAACCCGAATGAATATTGGGATTTTGATTCACAAGATGATTTTAAGAATCATGCTGTGCGTTCCCAATATGAACCAGGTTCAACCTTTAAAATTGTGACTCTAGCAGCGGCTGTAGAAGAAGGTTTGTTTAATCCAGATGCAACGTATCAATCTGGTTCTATTCAAGTACCAGGTGGGAGGTTGAAGGATCATAATAATGGTGCTGGTTGGGGTATTATTTCTTATTTAGAAGGTTTGAAGCGTTCTAGTAATGTTGCATTTGTCAAACTTGGATACGAGCAATTAGGTAAAGAGACTTTAGAACAATATATGAACGATTTTGGCTTTGGTCAACCAACAGGAATAGAACTCCCAGGCGAAGCTTCGGGGAAAATAAGCCTTCAGTGGGATGCTGAAGTTGCTACTGCGACATATGGACAAGGGATCACGGTGACGACAATACAACAAATTGCAGCAATTTCTGCAATTGCAAATGGTGGGAAGTTGTTAAAACCGCAAATTGTAAAAGAAATTATTGATACCGACACGGGTGATGTTATCGAAAGTTTTTCCCCTGAAGTTGCCCGTCAAGTAATTTCGGAAGAAACGGCTAAAGAGGTAGCATTATATTTAGAGCAGGTGATCTCTGATCAATCGATTGGAACAGGTAGATTAGCCTATATGGACGGGTATCGAGCGGCAGGTAAAACAGGGACAGCAAATGTGGTAATTGATGGTAAATATGCAAATGATGTATGGCTAAACTCTTTTATAGGCTTTGCTCCTGTTGAAGATCCAAAAATTGCATTAATTGTAGTGGCAGATCAGCCAGATATTGGTGGGAATTATAAGCTGGGTAGTTCGGTGGTAGCTCCTGTTTTTAAAGAAATCATGCTGAACAGTTTAAGGCATTTAGGCGTTGCCACAAAATCAGATGAAGGATTTACTCAGGAAGAAATAATGATAGAAACACCGAATGTCGTAGATCTTACTGTTTTGGCTGCTGAAAATGAATTCTCAAAAAATGGACTTTCTTATGAGGTGTTAGGAAATGGTACTCATGTGATTGAGCAATTTCCTACGGTGGGTTCTGAAATGGTATTTGGTCAAAGTGGGTATCTTCTAACTGAGTCACCAGAAAAAATATCTGTGCCTGATTTAACAAACAAATCCTTACGAGATGTTTTACAAATTTGTCCATTATTAGAAGTTGAATGTGAAGTGAATGGATCAGCTTATGTTGTTAATCAGGAAGTGGAATATGATGGAAACAAAAGAGTAGTTATATTAGAACTGCAAACTTTAGAACAACAAGCACAAGCCAAGCTTGAACAATCAGAGGAAAGTGAACAAGAAAATGATGATGCTTCTGCATCAGATCAAAATACGGAAGGTAGCTGA
- the rsmH gene encoding 16S rRNA (cytosine(1402)-N(4))-methyltransferase RsmH: protein MFHHITVLKEEAVKALNIHPDGIYVDCTLGGAGHSSLIASKLSSKGLLIAFDQDDSAIHHAKDKLHPYLDRVIFIKSNFRNLKQALSELDIPKKEGKPQVNGILFDLGVSSPQLDEAERGFSYNHEAELDMRMDQTSPLTAFEVVNEWSEQQLIQILFEYGEEKFSKRIAKKIVQTRTETPIHSTKELAEVIKEAIPAATRRVGPHPAKRSFQAIRIAVNDELGAFETALHQTIECLAPEGRASVITFHSLEDRMCKKIFSHYIPKCTCPPDFPICVCENKATIKLVQKRPMLPSEQELEINRRARSAKLRVAEKL, encoded by the coding sequence TTGTTTCATCACATCACTGTATTAAAAGAAGAGGCTGTAAAGGCATTAAATATTCATCCTGATGGAATATATGTAGATTGTACGTTAGGAGGAGCCGGACATAGTTCATTGATAGCTTCCAAATTGAGTTCAAAAGGTTTATTAATCGCATTCGATCAAGATGACTCAGCAATACATCATGCAAAGGATAAACTCCATCCTTATTTGGATAGAGTCATTTTCATTAAGAGTAATTTTCGCAATCTTAAACAAGCTTTAAGTGAACTAGATATTCCGAAAAAAGAAGGAAAGCCACAAGTGAATGGTATCTTATTTGATCTAGGTGTCTCTTCACCACAATTAGATGAAGCCGAACGGGGTTTTAGCTATAATCATGAGGCTGAATTAGATATGAGGATGGATCAAACCAGTCCACTGACAGCTTTTGAAGTTGTAAATGAATGGTCCGAACAACAGTTGATTCAAATACTATTTGAATATGGCGAGGAGAAATTCTCTAAAAGAATTGCAAAAAAAATTGTACAAACAAGAACAGAGACTCCTATCCATTCAACTAAAGAACTTGCTGAAGTTATTAAGGAAGCCATACCTGCAGCAACAAGAAGAGTAGGTCCGCATCCAGCCAAAAGAAGCTTTCAAGCTATACGTATAGCTGTAAATGATGAATTAGGTGCTTTTGAAACAGCACTTCATCAAACGATAGAGTGTTTGGCTCCAGAAGGAAGGGCTTCTGTGATCACTTTTCATTCCTTAGAAGATCGAATGTGCAAAAAAATATTTTCACATTATATACCTAAGTGTACATGTCCACCAGATTTTCCAATTTGTGTTTGTGAAAATAAAGCAACAATCAAATTAGTTCAAAAGAGACCAATGTTACCGAGTGAGCAAGAGTTAGAAATAAATCGAAGAGCTAGGTCAGCAAAATTGAGAGTAGCGGAAAAGTTATAG
- the bshC gene encoding bacillithiol biosynthesis cysteine-adding enzyme BshC → MKTEPFYIEANQPLANDYLHHYERVNGLYDFNPLDRNSISDRLNWLETNSHLKADRNDLSACLNYFNQKIGNSELALQNIEALKESETLVVVGGQQAGLFSGPLLTIYKIITIIKQAREASRQLNRKVVPVFWIAGEDHDFDEVNHIQSLSSNLKIKKIKVIPAEEGTKSTISELKIHLDDWKQVLESISEDLIETEFKAEILDRLNSIVEHSDTLVEVFAKMMVWLFGTSGLILLDSNDEQLRQLEIPMFKKLIEQNAVFNESIIYGKKRVESLAYSPQADIHENQSNLFYIHERERLLLHRTDQGEYADKQNIVTFTEEELILLLNQHPERFSNNVFTRPIMQEYLFPVWSTVLGPSEIAYWGLLKDVFHLFDMKLPIIQPRFEYTILESTIDKHMRKYDLSMKDVLKYFEDKKKNWLLEQDELNIEQQFSDVKKSFKELYEPVLSTIENINPGMVKLGLTNKQKIIEQISFLEKRSLNAFQSQHESSIRQLDRIQLSIKPLEKPQERVYNVITYLNKYGFDWIQQLIDEPIDNDNLHSIIYLP, encoded by the coding sequence ATGAAAACTGAACCCTTTTACATAGAGGCTAACCAACCATTAGCAAATGATTATTTACATCATTATGAACGTGTGAATGGCCTGTATGATTTTAATCCCTTGGATAGAAACTCAATATCAGATCGATTGAATTGGTTAGAGACTAATTCTCATTTAAAAGCAGATCGAAATGATCTCTCGGCGTGTTTAAATTATTTTAATCAAAAAATAGGAAACTCGGAATTAGCACTACAAAATATTGAAGCTTTAAAAGAGAGTGAGACGCTTGTTGTTGTAGGCGGTCAGCAAGCAGGGTTGTTTTCTGGTCCCTTACTTACCATTTATAAAATCATAACGATCATTAAACAAGCTCGTGAAGCATCCAGACAACTGAATAGAAAGGTAGTACCTGTTTTTTGGATTGCTGGAGAAGACCATGATTTTGATGAGGTGAATCACATTCAATCGTTGTCTTCCAATTTAAAAATTAAGAAAATAAAAGTGATACCTGCAGAAGAAGGCACAAAATCAACGATTAGTGAATTGAAAATCCATCTTGATGATTGGAAGCAAGTATTAGAATCAATAAGTGAAGATTTAATTGAAACAGAGTTTAAAGCGGAGATTTTAGATCGATTAAATTCTATAGTAGAACATTCTGATACCCTAGTTGAAGTTTTTGCAAAAATGATGGTTTGGTTATTTGGTACATCAGGTTTAATTCTACTTGATTCAAATGATGAACAATTACGCCAATTAGAAATACCAATGTTTAAAAAGCTCATTGAGCAAAATGCTGTTTTTAACGAAAGTATAATTTACGGGAAAAAGCGAGTAGAATCCCTTGCATATTCTCCTCAGGCTGATATTCATGAAAACCAATCTAATCTTTTTTACATCCATGAGAGAGAAAGGTTGTTATTGCATAGAACTGATCAAGGCGAATATGCTGATAAGCAAAATATAGTTACTTTTACTGAAGAAGAATTAATTCTATTATTAAATCAACATCCAGAACGGTTCAGCAATAACGTATTTACCCGCCCTATTATGCAGGAATATTTATTTCCAGTATGGAGCACAGTATTAGGTCCGAGTGAAATTGCTTACTGGGGATTGCTAAAAGATGTCTTTCATTTATTTGATATGAAGCTGCCAATCATACAACCTCGGTTTGAATATACGATATTAGAAAGTACGATTGACAAGCATATGAGGAAATATGATTTATCAATGAAGGATGTACTAAAATATTTTGAAGATAAAAAGAAAAACTGGTTATTAGAGCAGGATGAATTAAATATTGAACAACAATTTTCAGATGTGAAGAAGAGCTTTAAGGAACTATATGAACCCGTGTTATCAACTATAGAAAATATCAACCCAGGAATGGTAAAGCTTGGTCTTACAAATAAACAAAAAATTATAGAACAGATAAGTTTTTTAGAAAAGCGCTCCTTAAATGCTTTTCAATCACAACATGAATCTTCGATTCGTCAATTAGACCGAATACAATTATCGATTAAACCATTAGAAAAACCGCAAGAAAGAGTATATAATGTTATTACCTATTTAAATAAATACGGTTTTGATTGGATTCAGCAATTAATAGATGAACCAATAGATAATGATAATTTACATTCAATTATTTATTTACCATAA
- a CDS encoding adenosylhomocysteinase, whose protein sequence is MNTVEKSVITDITLAPQGHLKIDWVKAHMPVLNHIREQFEKEQPFKGLKVAISLHLEAKTAYLAKVVKAGGAEVTITGSNPLSTQDDVCAALVEDGITVFAKYNPDPVEYKELMVKALEIKPDLIIDDGGDLVSILHSERQDLLLNVRGGAEETTTGILRLKAMEKEGELKFPVVAVNDAFCKYLFDNRYGTGQSVWDGINRTTNLVVAGKTVVVVGYGWCGRGVAMRAKGLGANVVVTEIDAIKAVEAYMDGFEVMSMDNAAKVGDFFVTVTGNKDVIRGQHYKVMKDGAILSNAGHFDIEVNKPELIEQSSSVRTVRNNIEEYQLKDGRKIYLLAEGRLVNLAAGDGHPAEIMDMTFALQAMSLKYVNEQYKNIGNKVESVPYELDEQVARIKLESLGINIDTLSEEQRSYLDSWSAH, encoded by the coding sequence TTGAACACAGTAGAAAAAAGTGTGATAACAGATATAACATTAGCACCACAAGGTCATTTGAAAATTGATTGGGTAAAGGCACATATGCCTGTACTAAATCATATTCGCGAGCAATTTGAAAAGGAACAACCATTTAAAGGTTTGAAGGTTGCAATCTCACTGCATTTAGAGGCGAAAACAGCCTATTTGGCGAAGGTAGTTAAAGCAGGTGGTGCTGAGGTTACTATTACTGGAAGTAATCCATTGTCAACGCAAGATGATGTTTGCGCAGCATTAGTAGAGGATGGTATTACAGTATTTGCAAAATATAATCCTGATCCTGTTGAATACAAAGAATTAATGGTTAAAGCTTTAGAAATAAAACCTGATCTAATTATTGATGATGGTGGGGATTTAGTTTCAATTCTTCATTCTGAAAGACAGGACTTATTATTAAATGTTAGAGGCGGCGCAGAAGAAACAACAACCGGAATTTTAAGATTAAAAGCAATGGAAAAAGAAGGGGAATTAAAGTTCCCAGTTGTTGCGGTTAATGATGCTTTTTGTAAATATTTATTTGATAATCGCTACGGAACTGGTCAATCTGTATGGGACGGTATAAATCGAACGACTAATCTTGTTGTTGCAGGTAAAACAGTTGTTGTTGTAGGTTATGGTTGGTGTGGTCGAGGGGTCGCAATGAGAGCAAAAGGACTCGGAGCTAATGTAGTGGTTACAGAAATAGATGCAATTAAAGCAGTTGAAGCTTACATGGATGGTTTTGAAGTGATGTCTATGGACAATGCAGCAAAAGTAGGGGACTTCTTTGTTACTGTTACAGGGAATAAAGATGTTATTCGTGGTCAGCATTACAAGGTGATGAAGGATGGAGCCATTCTTTCAAACGCTGGCCATTTTGACATAGAAGTTAATAAACCTGAATTAATAGAACAATCTTCTTCTGTAAGAACGGTTAGAAATAATATAGAGGAGTATCAATTGAAAGATGGTCGTAAAATTTATTTACTTGCTGAAGGTAGATTAGTTAACCTCGCTGCGGGTGATGGACATCCTGCTGAAATTATGGATATGACGTTTGCACTTCAAGCGATGTCCCTGAAATATGTAAATGAACAATACAAAAACATTGGAAATAAAGTAGAAAGTGTACCTTATGAACTAGATGAGCAGGTAGCTAGAATTAAGTTAGAATCATTGGGAATAAATATTGATACATTGTCTGAGGAGCAAAGAAGTTATTTGGATAGCTGGTCAGCACACTAA